Sequence from the Megalops cyprinoides isolate fMegCyp1 chromosome 9, fMegCyp1.pri, whole genome shotgun sequence genome:
CTAAGGAGGAAAAACCAGTTGACTACATTCCACACCAAACTGCTCTGAGATAGCTATCAAATCTCCTTCAATCTGTGATTGTTACCATCTCAGACATAAAAGTGGAACCACACTGTCTTTAATGAaataagcacatacacacaatacgAATCTTCTGTCATTTTAGTACCTTATAGATTAAAGGTCCCCAATATGTCATATGACATTTTTCAAGCTTTGCAAATATTGCTGTCATCATACAGAGCACATTTTATTGCTTGATGTGTAATTCCTTGCACTGTCACTtcaatgttattttctgtgttctgttatGACATTCATGTTGTCACCATATTTTATTTAGGCACCATAGTGTCTACAGTATTTACTACTTATCATAGATTAAGATATAAGAGTAAAGAGTACAGCATGGTATGGTGCAGCAAGTGCTTCTGGTTATTCTACAATATTGCACAAAAGTGCAATACTGTCACTGGgtttgattgcatttgtcttaTTAAAGatatttcctttgttgtttACTTAGTATTAAATTTTTGTCCCTTACTTAGTGCTGCACTGTCAATGCTTACCATACCAACCTtcactgataaaataaaataaaaagtgaaatacatTGATGATCATCAAAAAATTTATCTCCATCTGTGAACACCTCTGAAAAGTATGTTGAGGGGTAATGTTTGAATGGTGAAAGTATTTGTCTTCTCCACCTCTCAactgtcactgtctgtcaggTGTGTCAGGGCTTTGGAGTTGGGTGTCAGACTGCAAAACGTCATTCTGGCCAAGAGGAGCCATTGCTGAagtcagaacagtcaaaggaggtggtgaaagagagagggagagagccccCCGCCATGTCTGTCCATAGCAAGAGACTGTCACTGAGCCGTAAGAGCAAAAGAAGAAGTGAGTCACTCAGTTGCTCTCTCACAAAACCTGTGTTGCTGGaactgctgtgtttgttatGATGAGTATATGATTCAGCTATAGGTGTGCACAGAGTAATGTAAGTTCATAAATTAGCAAAACAAGTAAGTATGTAAGTACTGTATGTAGTGAATTAAATTCTGGGGTGccacaaatgcatttgtaactGGTTGCACTGTCTTTCTAGAGTCTGCTGAGGAGCGGGCGCTGGAAAATGTGTTGCAGCAGCTGGGCTTGGAGGCCCACCAGACAGAACCTTTAGGCCTGGCATCCATTTTGGAGATCAGCACCTGGAATCCTGGTGACTCACCACCCCAGGCCCCAGCTGACCTTCCCCGTGCATTCCTTAGGCGATTGTGGCTGCTAAGTCCAGAGACCCGCAGCCCGCTTTGTCATGCCCTAACAGATGCCCTAGGAGATGCCAGTAAAGAGGACAGCCTTCCAGGCCTGGGGGAAGACTCTCAATGCCCTGTCAACCCCCTGGACTTGGTGTCTGCTGTCTACATGTCCTCTGACAGCCTCCTGCATCAGGAGATGGCTGTCCGGATGGCACAGTGCCGGTTTGCGGTGCCGTTGGTGATGCCCCCTAGTGGGCCTGATGGGAAGGCTACCTTCCTACTGTGGCCCCTCCGGGCAGTGATGAGGCAATGGAGGCCCCACTCAGTGGCAGGAATTGGTGGCTTACTTGAGGGAGATATGGCTAGCGCCCAGATGCCTCTGTTGTCTTTTGTCAGACTGGGCCATTGCAGTGTCTCTAAGTCTCGAGTGCTGAACCACGTCCTCAGTGGCTCTCAAGAGCCCGGTGACTACTTCCTACACCGGGGCATGGATGGAGGGCAACTGCCCCGTAGACTCTCAGACGGATTAGTGGAGGTGAGCTGGTACTTGCCCTCAGGGAATCACGACCTGGATGTTTTCCCTGAAGCAGTGATGGTAGCCAACCTCCGTGGGGATgccaccacctcccccaccacctTTGAGGCACAAGTGCAACTGCTATGCCGTAACTCTTCTGCCCtttttgtgttctgtggtgCTCTTGGGGAGAAagagcgccacctgctggcaTCCTGGAAGCACAGCACCAGCCGTATCTTCCTCATCATGTGCTCAGAGAttgaggagaaggaggaggcagaaaaggagaaaggggaATCAATGCACAAGCTGAACGAGGAGTTGAAGCTGCCAGAGGAAGCAATGGTATCCTGTAGCAGCCTCGGTGATGAGGAGGAGTTGATGAACAGGCTAAGAGAGGCAGTGATCTGTCTGCTGCAGGACAGCCTTCGTTCAGTGTCTCTGGTGGCAGTGGCAGAAGATGCCCACAAGCTCAACATCACTGTGGACGAGGGAGAGACCTGCAGGATGGCACTGACTCGGGTGGAAGAGGTTCTGAAAGGCATTGAGGAGCAGGGAGTCAGCAAGTATAAACAGGAGCAGCTGCCTCTCCAGGGCCAGCTGTGGAAAAGGCTCATGCATGTGGAGAAAGAGGAATGCCAGCGAAAAGGAGCCAGTCTGGAGCAGCGAaagcaggagctgcagaaagagaaggaaagctTGTACCAGGAGCAAACAAAGTATGAGATGACTGCAGCTATGAAAGACTTCATTGGGGCCTTGTCTACCTCAAACAAGCTGGAAAGAGCCTTCTTCTTAGACTGGATGAGATTGAAGTTAAACACAATGTCGGTGCAGAAACACACTCCCCCACATCAACTCGTTACAGAGCAACGGGAGGCCACAGCAGAGGGACAAGACAGGCAAACTGGAGACCCTGACGAAAAGGTAGAGCTGGATAAGCAAAATCTGGACTTTGCCCTGGGGCTGGAGGATTTCACCCGTGAGATGGGGCTCATCTTTGAGCTCTCACAGTTGAATCCTGGCAATGGCTCGAAGAGTGTTATGCGCCTCCCAGCTCTGGCAGCCGATCTGCTCCTATACGGCCAACCTCTGGAGCTGCTGGATGGTGGTGCCTCCACCATGCCCCTCCAGTGGGTGGGCAGTGTGCTGTCCGAGGTATACAGACGGTTGCCGCATGACAACCAGGTGAGGGTGCTCACAGTTTTGGGCCTCCAGGCTGCAAGAAATGCTGTGGTGCTCTCAGCCTTGCTTGGGGTGAGCTTCCATATTGGGAGCAGCCAACACACCAGGGGTGCTTTCATGCTCCTGATCAGGGTGCCGCAGAACCTGAGGAAGGAGTTAGGATGTGACTTCTTGCTGCTCATCAACACAGAGGGACTGCAGTGTATGGACTTGGGGGAGTCGTTCGCTTGTGACAATGAGCTGGCCACCATTGTCACTGGGCTAAGCGATATAACTCTGGTCAACCTTCCAGCAGAGGGTGAGCCCGAGATACACAGCACTCTAAGGATGGTGGTGAATGCCCTCCTGCACGTGAAAGAGAAGGGAAGGATGCCTATTTACAAGGTCATGGCACAGGGTGACAATGTGGACACTAAGTTCCTGGTTTTACAGCTGAGTCGTGTCATTCAAATCCTAACAGCAGGAGAGAAGAAGATGACCACCTCCTGCCTGGATGATGTCCAGGAATGCAAGGCTGATGCCAACTACCAATATCTACTGGGACTCTGGCAAAAAAATCATCCAATGGCGCCTGTTGCTCCTGGGTACAGCAAGGCAGTGCTGGGGCTGAAGCAGACTCTGCTAGCTACACTGCGGAAGTGTGCAACTAGTACCCCATCAACAAGTCTCCCAGAGCTTATGGAGCGCATGAGCAGTATGTGGGAGGCAGTGCAGTATGAGAACTTCTCCTTTGGGTTAAGAGACGCAAAGGTAGCTGAAGCTTTCTGCAGCTTGTGTGTTGAGTTCTCCCACTGGGAAAGGACTTTCCGGGGGCATATGGAGTCTTGGGTGGAGGCAGCAGAGGAGCGCATCTCTGCTTTTGAGGGGACGACTCCAGGAAATGGTGGCATCGACGGACCTCAGAGTTTAGAAGACCTGCTCAGAAGCTTGAAGGaagaagcagaggaggaggtggctTCTGAAGCTGACAAACTTCTTTCAAGCCTTGTGGAATACTTCAAGAGAGAAGACAGCAATCCATCTTTAGTGCAAAACTTTAGAGCAAATTTCATCAACACTCTGGGTGCACTGAAGGACCAGGTGGCTCATGAGGTGAATGAGAAGATAGAAACTACCACAGAGAGGCACGTTACTGCCACAAAGATCAGAGACTTTCAGACTGTGCTAAAAGCAGCTCTGGAGGCCCAGATGCAATCAATCCTGGAGCGCCAAAAGACTAACGAAGCAATTCTTGAGGACAAGCAGCTAGAGGAAGACTTTGTTAATGTTTGGAGTGAAACTGTATCCAAGCTGGACCTCAAGCCTCTGGAGACTCAGGACATAACCAGTAGGGTTATCGAACAACTTAAGGAGAATCTTGCTAACCGTGGCATCAAAAAGCATCTGGATAAACTGGTGAATGTCATCAATGGTGGAACCTCTACCTTTGCCGTTGACGATGAGCACTTTGGCTTTCGAAGCAGGGTGAGGCACAAATTTTCTGAGGATAACACAACGCATGCTCAGAGGATAGCAGACAGGGCAATTGAGGACTGCAATAAGTATGTCTTGCAGAAAAAGTGCCTCAAGACAGATTACTCCGACAACTACACCAAAGAGTTGCTGGAAAGAGTGGATGAGGGTCTGGCAGCAAAGCAGTTTGAGATTAAATCTAAATTTGAGGTAGAACTGAAAGTGCACATTTGTGCTGGTGCAGCCCACTCCTTCCAGGAAATGCACGAGAGCTTCACTAGGGAGAGAGATCTCCTTAGGCACCTTGAGGAGACGCGGGAACAGCACTTCTGGGAATTCCTGTACCAGTTCCGTAAGAGTGATCAGTGCCAAAAGGCAGCCAGGGTTTTCATTGCTTTGTGCCTCAAACCAGCAGTGCTGGATTACATCCACCACCCCCTAGGGAGCCTGATACTGGAGCAGATGCTGAGTGGTGAGGCTGCACAGCATTACCGCTCCCACCAAAGCTTCCATTTCAATCtcctgaaggagctgctgctggaggacaACTTCCAGGGCTTCTTGGACTACCTCCTGGGCTATGACAGCTTCATCAGGAGGAGGATCCAGGACCACGTGGTGGCACACGTCTCCAAAACAGCCTTGCTGGAGGACTGGCGGCAGCAGAGTCTGGAGCAGATTGCAGAGAAGATGGAGGGGGCTGTGAGGATGGCGGGGGACGGGTGGAGAGGGGAGCAGACAAACGCAagcctgctgctggagaaggtgTGTGACGGCCTTGAGAGTGGTGCGGACTTGACTATCAGCCGAGACACCTTGCGCGGACCCCTCTTCCAAATCATCACACCGAGACATCACTTTGTGGAGTGCTTGCTGGATTCGCTGGCCGAGATGCACCAATCTCTAAAATTGGAGTTCTCCCAACACGGTAACACCACTCAGGCTATCACTGACATCCTTCAGGCCCTGCCCTTCAAGCCCCAGGATGAGCTGTACCGCAAAGTTAAGGGGtgtgagcagcagtgccctTTCTGTAAAGCCCCTTGCAACACAGGGGAAGGGGAGCACATggtgcatcgcaccctgctgcacCGGCCCAAGGGTCTGGTCTCCTACACCTGCGCTGGTTCATCCTCCCTGTCTCCCACCACCTGCCCCTCTGACATAGCTGGggaaaatctgtttttgaacCGAGACACAGATGGGAAGTCCTTCCGCTACAAAGACTACCGCTCTGTGTACCCGGACTGGAGCATCCCTCCAGAGGAACCTGGCAGCGATGGAGCCGTTGCCTACTGGAGGCATGTACTGGTGAGGTACAATGAAAGGTTTGCACAGGAGTATGGGCGTGAGCCAGCTCAGCTGCTGGAGGCCTGGAGGAACATCACCCAGGAAGAGGCCATTCAAAGCCTGAGAGAGGCCTTCCACATGGAGGAACACTGACATTGTGGAAAAACTGCCCTCCCCAAATGCATTGTCAACATGCCCACTTCCTGAGGACAGCCGAAACACACAAAATTCAAGCTGAGCTTATAATATGATGCACTGCTTAGTATGATTGGAAtgaaaaggaacacacacacattatgtacTATAATATTGTACGCAATACTAACAAAATAACCAAAT
This genomic interval carries:
- the si:dkey-202l22.6 gene encoding up-regulator of cell proliferation; amino-acid sequence: MSVHSKRLSLSRKSKRRKSAEERALENVLQQLGLEAHQTEPLGLASILEISTWNPGDSPPQAPADLPRAFLRRLWLLSPETRSPLCHALTDALGDASKEDSLPGLGEDSQCPVNPLDLVSAVYMSSDSLLHQEMAVRMAQCRFAVPLVMPPSGPDGKATFLLWPLRAVMRQWRPHSVAGIGGLLEGDMASAQMPLLSFVRLGHCSVSKSRVLNHVLSGSQEPGDYFLHRGMDGGQLPRRLSDGLVEVSWYLPSGNHDLDVFPEAVMVANLRGDATTSPTTFEAQVQLLCRNSSALFVFCGALGEKERHLLASWKHSTSRIFLIMCSEIEEKEEAEKEKGESMHKLNEELKLPEEAMVSCSSLGDEEELMNRLREAVICLLQDSLRSVSLVAVAEDAHKLNITVDEGETCRMALTRVEEVLKGIEEQGVSKYKQEQLPLQGQLWKRLMHVEKEECQRKGASLEQRKQELQKEKESLYQEQTKYEMTAAMKDFIGALSTSNKLERAFFLDWMRLKLNTMSVQKHTPPHQLVTEQREATAEGQDRQTGDPDEKVELDKQNLDFALGLEDFTREMGLIFELSQLNPGNGSKSVMRLPALAADLLLYGQPLELLDGGASTMPLQWVGSVLSEVYRRLPHDNQVRVLTVLGLQAARNAVVLSALLGVSFHIGSSQHTRGAFMLLIRVPQNLRKELGCDFLLLINTEGLQCMDLGESFACDNELATIVTGLSDITLVNLPAEGEPEIHSTLRMVVNALLHVKEKGRMPIYKVMAQGDNVDTKFLVLQLSRVIQILTAGEKKMTTSCLDDVQECKADANYQYLLGLWQKNHPMAPVAPGYSKAVLGLKQTLLATLRKCATSTPSTSLPELMERMSSMWEAVQYENFSFGLRDAKVAEAFCSLCVEFSHWERTFRGHMESWVEAAEERISAFEGTTPGNGGIDGPQSLEDLLRSLKEEAEEEVASEADKLLSSLVEYFKREDSNPSLVQNFRANFINTLGALKDQVAHEVNEKIETTTERHVTATKIRDFQTVLKAALEAQMQSILERQKTNEAILEDKQLEEDFVNVWSETVSKLDLKPLETQDITSRVIEQLKENLANRGIKKHLDKLVNVINGGTSTFAVDDEHFGFRSRVRHKFSEDNTTHAQRIADRAIEDCNKYVLQKKCLKTDYSDNYTKELLERVDEGLAAKQFEIKSKFEVELKVHICAGAAHSFQEMHESFTRERDLLRHLEETREQHFWEFLYQFRKSDQCQKAARVFIALCLKPAVLDYIHHPLGSLILEQMLSGEAAQHYRSHQSFHFNLLKELLLEDNFQGFLDYLLGYDSFIRRRIQDHVVAHVSKTALLEDWRQQSLEQIAEKMEGAVRMAGDGWRGEQTNASLLLEKVCDGLESGADLTISRDTLRGPLFQIITPRHHFVECLLDSLAEMHQSLKLEFSQHGNTTQAITDILQALPFKPQDELYRKVKGCEQQCPFCKAPCNTGEGEHMVHRTLLHRPKGLVSYTCAGSSSLSPTTCPSDIAGENLFLNRDTDGKSFRYKDYRSVYPDWSIPPEEPGSDGAVAYWRHVLVRYNERFAQEYGREPAQLLEAWRNITQEEAIQSLREAFHMEEH